A segment of the Arachis hypogaea cultivar Tifrunner chromosome 5, arahy.Tifrunner.gnm2.J5K5, whole genome shotgun sequence genome:
tgaagacgttgccactgatgttgaagagaagctgcttcggaggggagtggttctgatgcctagattttgtctcatgaaaactgctgctgctgctctttttgtctcatgaattttgtttcttttgctaCTTTTGAGCTGTTTTATTTTGGATAACTGTAATAACTCTTAATATTGCTGCACTTTTGACAGTTTAGATAGTACTTTGATCTGTGCTCTAACTCTTTTCTACAGGGTACAAGACTTTCTTTTTGTTGATCTTTTTATTCtccgcccttgatgacaaaagggggagtaatagcaatAGGATAAGGATATGTTTGCATGTTGAATACTCTTTGCTGCATTAATACTTGTTTTCACACGCTGCATCTGTTTGCTGATGGTATTAGCTTGATGTTGGGCTGATTATGTGATGTTGCTTACCTAATATCCCTTAGCCAAGATAAATGTATTTAGCTCTTCATTGTGCTCTCTTTAAGAtcaaagaaaattagaaaaaacaagaaaagcaCAAATTCGgggggagctaatcttgaaaaggaaagggggagtaACATAAGagcaaatgacaaaaatcaaagggagtttctaTACTTTACTCAATTTACTTCCTTTTTGATAATTGCttaaattatgtttgtcatcaagggggagattgttgagttaagaaattaactaaattaattattgatgacaaacattatttttggcaaaataaataattagagttgtttaattaataaatatacattgctaattatttatgttatgttGTAGGCCATAATTCAAGTTAAGCAGCCCAAATGGTATGAAAATAATATAGCAAGGCTGATGGGTAAATAAACTAGCAcagcccaaaagaaacaaagtCAAAGGATCCAATAGGCCAAACGGGTTGCTTAATAAAAACTGGATCCAAGCCCGTGTCCATCCCACAAAGCTTCTCTTGTAAGATTGAATTCTTCACTCCTCCAAAGtaagcaacgttcctctcctctcaaatcaagtcaaatcatggcatcagaaaagtaagaaagagaaagagagaaaaaggttcctccctaagctagtaaccaaagaagcaagagagagagagttgaagcttgaagcacagaagctaaaacagaaactccaagctaaatcaagcgtaagaaaggtaatccatctcatcttgcatgcatcagatcttcatcctttcttcccaactctctgctctatccgaaaatggcattcaaaggaaaagttgatctctgttcttcactgctacaaatccacggtcacaagagattcttggggaccaagttgcatctctatggttcagatttggttgaccattggaagacattttcggttactccttcatgcctttcggtcaagttggaaaagtcagaagcaaaggtcCTACTTTGATGTTTGAGAAGAAAACGTGAGCTTaggggttggtgaagctcaaggctcaaggtgttgaccttggaagaagaaccaaggaacatgcaaggagataaaaaaaGGAAAGCTTGCTATTCATTCAGAAGCAAggagaaaaaaaaccagagtgtgagaacagtgttctgttaggaagttcatctacttggataatgctttctttcaaaaaagcattcggccaatactgaagaactcaaGTTGAGGTTTGTGAATccggttttgcacatagcaaagaggctgctgataaagtcaatctccttcatgttttgctgattgtaatgtacttttctaaacttatctttctgtaatttcttaagAGAAAAGGCAGTgtgagaaagcttgagaaaaaaccatgagtggaaaaaggctgagagatacacttgagagaaaagcctagagttgttttttgatttctttaggtatgattgtgtcttgtatcttgtacctgtaaggtatccctttcttagttgggttagcactaagaggtatagttaggtattatcataaccaatgtcaagttaggttagaacttgagtgtgaaaggattgggtcaatcctgtgttattggtgtatgtaatactgttaactataatGAAATtattccatagttgtggaggagactagatgtaggttgcatagcacaaggcaaccgaaccaggatacttgctggtgttagcttttctcttctctgctgtgttctgttttctgattttcatgaaacaaaaacaaattgtctcataaattttcgctgctCAGTttgaacagaatcagaattgcaaagttattttaaaagggtaataacagcaaaatcaaaggaaggcatagattcaacccccttctctaagcctaccacaaccttcagttGTGACTAGTGtaaacgatatatatatatatatatatatatatatatatatattacgtccacttgtcttatctcgtttaccgtgtaaacgagatacaaattatctcgtttacagtataaacgaaataagaatggaatatttatttcggtaattattttttaaaatatttatttcagtaattattataatttatttatttattaaaataaaaatcctattTTTTGTTAACATTTTCTCAAATTTTACCATCTCGAAAGGacctttttatcttttcaattttttggaATCTTTCTTTGTTCTACAATGATCCATTTTAGTTATTTActcaaaaaaaaagtaataaaataaataaataaaatagagtaaATATCGACTAAATTAATTCctaataaatttgattataagACAATTAAGTGCTAAAAGATATTAGTATAAAACAATACAATTCACCTTTTAAAATGACAGATATCAAtttatcaagaattaatttttaaaaattttagataataaaaatTGTTAAGAATTAAagtatttgatataaaatttctgCAAATCAATTTAAATGTTTATTCTATAAAACAAAAATCTGGTCGGGCAGGCTAGCTTAGCTTGTGAAGTCAAAATAGAGTGGTTTGTTTTGCTTTACTTCCACATTCCGTTAGACAGAGTTTCTGAAAGAAAGTTCAGGACGCAGTTTTAGTCCGTGCTTGCTGCTGGTTCATCCAACGGGTGGGTTATCAGAGAGTATGCATTGGATTCTCCTTCCACTTTCATAATATCTTTCTATATTTTCCTGTTTTCCGTTCTCATTACCGGCTCTTAATTACTATAATTCCTTgaatgttatttaattttctattcaGCTCTTTTCAATAGCACATactcattattattatattttcctTTAGCATTGGACTTTGACCGTGATTTCTGAACATTGAGTTCGAGGGATTTGCTGAGTTCATACCTATTATGAAATCTCTCTGATTTCTTATACTCTCGTACTGAATGAGGTTTACCGTATATAAATCAGACtgaatgattttcttatttaattcttTAATCCGAGATTCTACAACTTATATTACAACACCAAGTACTGAATTAATTACTCCGTTTTGCATTCATTGTTCGGTATGCAGATCGACACAAATCACGAGATTTTTCGAACAGGATTCACAATCAGAAGAAGTAAGTCAAACGTGATGTTCTTAAACTCTGTGTTATCCAGTGATGATGAGTTGTGGAGGAAGGATAAAACCAATTCAAACAAGTCGGTGGAGCAATTGCAGTATCTTTACGTGAGAGTTGTGAAAGCACGAGACATGGGACTCTTTGGAGAGGTTAAGTTAGTTGCTGAAGTGAAACTTGGCAACTACAGTGAAACCACAAAGCCCACTCCCCAGATCATGAGATATGCCGAATGGAATAAGGTCTTTGCATTCTCCAGAGAATGCATAGTGTCATCAACAGTGCAAATCATTGTCAAAGAAaccaatgaagaagaagaagacaaaatcattgaagaagaagaagacgcaatcactgaagaagaagaagatcaagaaatCATTGAAGAAGACCATGAAGAAAAAATccttgaagaagaggaagaggaaagcTACATGGGTCGAATTTCTTTTAGTTTGAGTGATATTCGTGTTAGAGCAGCAGCAGATGAAGAGATGGCTCCAAAGTGGTACGGAATGGAGGACAAGAACGGTGATAAGGGTAAAAGAAATGGGAAGATAATGGTATCAATATGGTTTGGAACACAGGAAGATGAGGCATTTGAAGAGGCATGGAATTCCAAAACAGCGGAAAATGTTCCTTCTGATAAGCTTAGCCTAATAAAATCCAAGATTTATGATTCCCCAAAGCTATGGTATCTAAGAGTTTCAGTTATTGAAGCAGAACACATCATGCCAGCGCATAAAGGTGCAGATAAAGTGAGGTTCCCTCAGTTTTATGCCAAAGTCCAAGTGGGAAGCCAAAACTGGAAAACTGTTGTTGCAACTTCCAGTGGTACTCGAAGCTTCTCGAGTCCTTACTGGAACGAGGAGTTCTTGTTCGTGGTTGAAGAAGAGggttttctaaataattcattgTTGGTTTCCGTTGAAGATCTACTTGAGCCATGGACAAGTGAGGTGGTGTGCAAGGTGGAAGTTCCAATTGATACCATAGAAAAGCGAGTTGACGAAAGGGTTGTTGCTTCGCAATGGTTTAGCCTTGAAAGCCTCTTTGGGAAAGAAGCTACAAGGTATGTTCCTCGTGTGCACCTACGACTTTCACTTGATGGAGggtaccatgtgtttgatgaaatgacaACGTATAGCAGTGATGTTCGGCCCAGTGACACAACTCTCTGGAAGCCCCAAATTGGTGTGCTTGAGATTCGAATCTTGAGAGCCAGTTGTCTTATGAAAAAAACCACGAAAGATGGTAGAACACTTGCAACTAATGCCTATTGTGTTGCAAAGTATGGGCAAAAATGGTGTCGGACTCGTACTGTGATTGATAGCTTATCACCTGAGTGGAATGAGCAATACAATTGGGAGGTTTATGATCTTAGCACTGTAGTGACTGTTGCGGTTTTTGACAACTATAGGTTCTTTGGTAAGAACACCAAACATGCTGGAATTGCCGACAAATCTTTTGGTAAAATAACAATCGGTGTGTCTACCCTAGAAAATGATAGGCTCTACACTCAATCTTATCCGCTGCTGATCGTGGTTCCATCTGGAGTAAAAAATATGGGAGAGATTTATTTGAGTATCAAGCTTTCATGTTCCAATGTAACTACCATGCTGCTTAGGTACGCAATGCCATTGCTGCCCAAGATGCATTATGTGCATCTCTTGACGGAAACGCAAGTATATCACTTAAAGTTAGAGGCCATTAGATTGTTGGAATTAAGGCTGAGGAAAGAAGAGCCACCATTGGGCTGGGAGGTAGTGTCGTACATGCTCCAAGATAGTGAAAAATGGAGCTTGAGGAGAAGCAAAGGTAACTTTTTTAGGGCGGTGCACGCAATGGACAGAGTTATTGCCACGGGAAAATTTCTCAAAGCAATCCAAGAATGGGAGAAACCATTATATT
Coding sequences within it:
- the LOC112800997 gene encoding FT-interacting protein 3 isoform X1 — encoded protein: MQIDTNHEIFRTGFTIRRSKSNVMFLNSVLSSDDELWRKDKTNSNKSVEQLQYLYVRVVKARDMGLFGEVKLVAEVKLGNYSETTKPTPQIMRYAEWNKVFAFSRECIVSSTVQIIVKETNEEEEDKIIEEEEDAITEEEEDQEIIEEDHEEKILEEEEEESYMGRISFSLSDIRVRAAADEEMAPKWYGMEDKNGDKGKRNGKIMVSIWFGTQEDEAFEEAWNSKTAENVPSDKLSLIKSKIYDSPKLWYLRVSVIEAEHIMPAHKGADKVRFPQFYAKVQVGSQNWKTVVATSSGTRSFSSPYWNEEFLFVVEEEGFLNNSLLVSVEDLLEPWTSEVVCKVEVPIDTIEKRVDERVVASQWFSLESLFGKEATRYVPRVHLRLSLDGGYHVFDEMTTYSSDVRPSDTTLWKPQIGVLEIRILRASCLMKKTTKDGRTLATNAYCVAKYGQKWCRTRTVIDSLSPEWNEQYNWEVYDLSTVVTVAVFDNYRFFGKNTKHAGIADKSFGKITIGVSTLENDRLYTQSYPLLIVVPSGVKNMGEIYLSIKLSCSNVTTMLLRYAMPLLPKMHYVHLLTETQVYHLKLEAIRLLELRLRKEEPPLGWEVVSYMLQDSEKWSLRRSKGNFFRAVHAMDRVIATGKFLKAIQEWEKPLYSITFLIIFIALVLFPEFIIPAIIFIVAFMGLRGYYYLRPQHYPPSGIDQLGADQMNLDEFYEEFDPFPTICPDNVIRMRYDRLRTIAARVQTLMGDTAVQLERFHALISWTDPRATFLFLVLCLLAAVISYLVPLRVLIALFGMYSLRPPWFRSKLRSSMINFFTRLPTAEGCSERNPVAWGELLVLIVCLQCGSENVKLV
- the LOC112800997 gene encoding FT-interacting protein 3 isoform X2, producing the protein MFLNSVLSSDDELWRKDKTNSNKSVEQLQYLYVRVVKARDMGLFGEVKLVAEVKLGNYSETTKPTPQIMRYAEWNKVFAFSRECIVSSTVQIIVKETNEEEEDKIIEEEEDAITEEEEDQEIIEEDHEEKILEEEEEESYMGRISFSLSDIRVRAAADEEMAPKWYGMEDKNGDKGKRNGKIMVSIWFGTQEDEAFEEAWNSKTAENVPSDKLSLIKSKIYDSPKLWYLRVSVIEAEHIMPAHKGADKVRFPQFYAKVQVGSQNWKTVVATSSGTRSFSSPYWNEEFLFVVEEEGFLNNSLLVSVEDLLEPWTSEVVCKVEVPIDTIEKRVDERVVASQWFSLESLFGKEATRYVPRVHLRLSLDGGYHVFDEMTTYSSDVRPSDTTLWKPQIGVLEIRILRASCLMKKTTKDGRTLATNAYCVAKYGQKWCRTRTVIDSLSPEWNEQYNWEVYDLSTVVTVAVFDNYRFFGKNTKHAGIADKSFGKITIGVSTLENDRLYTQSYPLLIVVPSGVKNMGEIYLSIKLSCSNVTTMLLRYAMPLLPKMHYVHLLTETQVYHLKLEAIRLLELRLRKEEPPLGWEVVSYMLQDSEKWSLRRSKGNFFRAVHAMDRVIATGKFLKAIQEWEKPLYSITFLIIFIALVLFPEFIIPAIIFIVAFMGLRGYYYLRPQHYPPSGIDQLGADQMNLDEFYEEFDPFPTICPDNVIRMRYDRLRTIAARVQTLMGDTAVQLERFHALISWTDPRATFLFLVLCLLAAVISYLVPLRVLIALFGMYSLRPPWFRSKLRSSMINFFTRLPTAEGCSERNPVAWGELLVLIVCLQCGSENVKLV